One Mycolicibacterium goodii genomic region harbors:
- a CDS encoding DUF6049 family protein: protein MRTGTVTRAGSRIAGILLVTAMVALLSAILPASGLLPRAAAQPDEARFLQIRIDRVSPDIVTTTSDSTVTVSGVVQNVGDRPVRDVVMRMEHARAVTSSTQLRTDLSGNLDQFEPVAEFVTVATEMQRGQSVPFSLSYPLRAGNQPSLKVEQPGVYPVLINVNGTPDYGAPARLDDARFLLPVLGVPPDQPSDSASAADNLNAVVPPDTSDPVQLTMLWPLADRPRLAAGAPGGTRPVRLVDDDLATSLAPGGRLDTLLSAVDFATGPTVDASGQVRSALCLAVDPDLLVTVNAMTGGYVVNNGPDTGRSTPTRPGTGQEAAISWLNRLRTLAGRLCVAPTTYAQADLAALHRVGDPGLGAIATNSPGDIVDQILGVKTLRGATLVGDGPLTRPALDLLSFQGNRTVAIAASPVSTEETGTPQTADLTPLRYSPTVSVAPFDPAVGAALAGAGSDPVAPSYLDPSLDIPVDHDSQLARRQSAVGALLWRGLSPELTPRTQIVMPPLVWSLGPDDAQAILTAVATTIHAGLAVPRPLSAVIAQGDALPAEPALQAPASFGNPTSRFDDDIIGGIAGVTGRLWGLTAALTTDERTGLTGVQYTAPLREDMLRALSQSVPPPARNADARRRLGNVVGSVDDMFAAVTVVNPGGAYTLATERSPLPMALRNDLPVPIRVRLHIDAPPGMTVTDMGEIVLPPGYLPLRVPIEVHFTQRVAVDVTLQTVDGLELGEPVRLSVHSNAYGKVLFFITLSAGAVLFLLAGRRLWHRFRGQPDRADLTPPGEHPDPLEVALAFPEKDTPADTPADGRR, encoded by the coding sequence ATGCGGACAGGGACCGTGACCCGGGCCGGCTCCAGGATCGCCGGGATCCTGCTGGTGACGGCCATGGTGGCGTTGTTGTCGGCGATCCTCCCGGCGTCGGGTCTGCTACCACGCGCGGCGGCGCAACCGGACGAGGCGCGGTTCCTGCAGATCCGCATCGACCGGGTGTCTCCCGACATCGTCACCACGACGAGCGACTCGACCGTGACCGTCAGCGGTGTCGTGCAGAACGTGGGCGACCGCCCGGTGCGAGACGTCGTCATGAGGATGGAGCATGCCCGCGCGGTGACCTCGTCGACCCAGTTGCGCACCGACCTGAGCGGCAACCTGGACCAGTTCGAACCGGTGGCCGAGTTCGTCACCGTCGCCACGGAGATGCAGCGCGGCCAGTCCGTGCCGTTCTCGCTGTCCTACCCGCTGCGGGCGGGCAACCAGCCCTCGCTCAAGGTCGAACAACCCGGTGTGTACCCCGTGCTGATCAACGTGAACGGCACGCCCGACTACGGTGCCCCGGCCCGGCTCGACGACGCGCGCTTCCTGCTGCCGGTCCTCGGCGTACCACCCGATCAGCCCTCCGACTCGGCATCGGCCGCCGACAACCTCAACGCCGTGGTCCCACCGGACACCTCCGACCCGGTGCAGCTGACGATGCTGTGGCCGCTGGCCGACCGTCCGCGGCTCGCGGCGGGCGCGCCCGGCGGCACCAGACCCGTGCGCCTCGTCGACGACGATCTCGCGACCTCGCTGGCTCCGGGGGGCCGCCTGGACACCCTGTTGTCGGCCGTCGACTTCGCGACGGGCCCGACCGTCGACGCCTCGGGCCAGGTGCGCTCGGCGCTGTGCCTCGCCGTCGACCCGGACCTGCTGGTGACGGTCAACGCGATGACCGGCGGCTACGTCGTCAACAACGGACCCGACACCGGGCGCTCCACCCCTACGCGCCCCGGCACCGGCCAGGAGGCGGCGATCTCGTGGCTCAACCGCCTGCGGACGCTGGCGGGACGCCTGTGCGTGGCCCCGACCACCTACGCTCAGGCCGATCTGGCAGCGCTGCACCGCGTCGGGGACCCGGGGCTCGGCGCGATCGCCACCAACAGCCCCGGCGACATCGTCGACCAGATCCTCGGGGTCAAGACCCTCCGCGGCGCCACGCTCGTCGGCGACGGACCGTTGACCCGGCCCGCACTCGACCTGTTGTCGTTTCAAGGCAACCGGACCGTCGCGATCGCGGCCTCCCCCGTCTCCACGGAGGAGACCGGCACCCCGCAGACCGCCGATCTCACGCCGCTGCGCTACAGCCCGACGGTGTCGGTGGCGCCGTTCGATCCGGCCGTCGGCGCAGCCCTTGCCGGTGCCGGAAGCGATCCGGTGGCGCCGTCGTACCTCGATCCCTCCCTCGACATCCCGGTCGACCACGACTCCCAGCTCGCGCGACGCCAGTCCGCGGTCGGCGCACTGTTGTGGCGGGGTCTGTCGCCCGAGCTCACCCCGCGCACCCAGATCGTGATGCCGCCGCTGGTGTGGAGCCTGGGACCCGACGACGCGCAGGCGATCCTCACCGCCGTCGCGACGACGATCCACGCGGGCCTGGCCGTTCCGCGACCGTTGAGCGCCGTGATCGCGCAGGGTGACGCGCTGCCCGCCGAACCGGCGCTACAGGCGCCCGCGAGCTTCGGCAACCCGACCAGCCGCTTCGACGACGACATCATCGGCGGCATCGCGGGCGTGACAGGCCGGCTGTGGGGCCTGACCGCCGCACTGACCACCGACGAACGCACCGGGCTGACCGGTGTGCAGTACACCGCGCCGCTGCGGGAGGACATGCTGCGTGCCCTGAGCCAGTCGGTGCCACCCCCGGCCCGCAACGCCGACGCGCGCCGGCGCCTGGGCAACGTGGTGGGCAGTGTCGATGACATGTTCGCCGCGGTCACGGTCGTCAACCCCGGCGGCGCCTACACGCTGGCCACCGAGCGCAGCCCGCTGCCGATGGCGCTGCGCAACGATCTTCCGGTGCCGATCCGGGTGCGCCTGCACATCGACGCACCGCCGGGCATGACCGTGACCGACATGGGCGAGATCGTGCTCCCACCCGGCTACCTGCCGCTGCGGGTGCCCATCGAGGTGCACTTCACGCAGCGCGTGGCCGTCGACGTCACGTTGCAGACCGTCGACGGACTCGAACTCGGCGAGCCGGTGCGGTTGTCGGTGCACTCCAACGCCTACGGCAAGGTGCTGTTCTTCATCACCCTGTCTGCCGGTGCCGTGCTGTTCCTTCTCGCGGGCCGACGCCTGTGGCACCGGTTCCGTGGCCAGCCCGACCGCGCCGACCTGACCCCGCCGGGCGAGCATCCCGACCCGCTCGAGGTCGCGCTCGCGTTCCCGGAGAAGGACACGCCCGCCGACACCCCCGCGGACGGGCGGCGATGA
- a CDS encoding NUDIX hydrolase has protein sequence MSDGEQAKPRRRRGRRRGHRRAQRAAGPPAAGAEHHTEPAADTRAEPSPTAPPVEKKPHPGRGARAGAANPTPKDQSKQRKSRPRRPPDRLRTVHETSAGGLVIDGIDGPKDAQVAALIGRLDRRGRMLWSLPKGHIELGETAEQTAIREVAEETGIQGSVLAALGSIDYWFVTEGRRVHKTVHHYLMRFLGGELSDDDVEVTEVAWVPLRELPSRLAYADERRLAEVAGELIDKLHTDGPAALPPLPHSAPRRRAQTHSHTRNRRDDSAQSQTRRRTNGCGQGP, from the coding sequence GTGTCCGACGGCGAACAGGCCAAACCACGACGACGCCGAGGCCGGCGCCGTGGTCATCGCCGTGCGCAACGGGCCGCGGGCCCGCCGGCCGCAGGTGCCGAGCATCACACCGAGCCGGCCGCCGACACCCGCGCAGAACCATCGCCCACCGCGCCGCCGGTCGAGAAGAAACCCCACCCGGGCCGCGGTGCCCGCGCCGGTGCGGCCAACCCGACGCCCAAGGACCAGTCCAAGCAACGGAAGTCCCGGCCGCGCCGGCCACCGGACCGGTTGCGAACCGTGCACGAGACCTCGGCGGGCGGTCTCGTCATCGACGGCATCGACGGACCCAAGGACGCACAGGTCGCGGCCCTGATCGGGCGGCTCGACCGGCGGGGCCGCATGCTGTGGTCACTGCCGAAGGGCCACATCGAGCTCGGCGAGACCGCCGAGCAGACCGCGATCCGCGAGGTCGCCGAGGAAACCGGAATCCAGGGCAGCGTGCTCGCGGCGCTGGGCAGCATCGACTACTGGTTCGTCACCGAGGGCAGGCGCGTGCACAAGACCGTGCACCACTACCTCATGCGCTTCCTGGGCGGTGAACTGTCCGACGACGACGTCGAGGTCACCGAGGTCGCGTGGGTGCCGCTACGCGAACTTCCGTCCCGCCTGGCGTACGCCGACGAGCGCAGGCTGGCCGAGGTGGCCGGCGAGCTGATCGACAAGCTGCACACCGACGGCCCGGCGGCACTGCCTCCGCTGCCCCACAGCGCGCCGCGGCGACGCGCGCAGACGCATTCCCACACCCGTAACCGCCGCGACGACTCTGCTCAGTCCCAGACCCGCCGGCGCACGAACGGATGCGGACAGGGACCGTGA
- a CDS encoding CCA tRNA nucleotidyltransferase, whose product MPEAAATDAELLARALVALNRRAAVLRDLGAVFAAAGHQLYLVGGSVRDALLGRLTEDSDLDFTTDARPEQMQKFLRGWADALWDTGIEFGTIGVGKGEDRLEITTFRADSYDQVSRNPTVEFGDNLDDDLVRRDFTVNAMAVRITADGPGEFHDPLGGLAAARDKVLDTPSAPQVSFGDDPLRMLRAARFVSQLGFTVAPRVLEALIEMAPQLERITAERVAAELDKLLLGADPVAGVDLMVQTGMGAVVLPEVGEMRMAIDEHHQHKDVYWHSLTVLRQAIDLEDDGPDLVLRWAALLHDIGKPATRRHEPDGGVSFHHHEVVGAKMVRKRMRALKYSKQMVEDVSQLVYLHLRFHGYADEKGTGKWTDSAVRRYVTDAGPLLSRLHKLVRADCTTRNKRRAARLRANYDDLEARIAELAAKEDLQRVRPDLDGNEIMQILGIPPGPQVGEAWKYLKELRLERGPLTHDEAVDELMKWWNAKG is encoded by the coding sequence GTGCCCGAAGCTGCTGCCACTGATGCCGAACTGCTGGCTCGTGCGCTGGTCGCGCTGAACCGGCGCGCCGCGGTCCTGCGCGACCTCGGTGCGGTGTTCGCCGCCGCAGGCCATCAGCTGTACCTGGTGGGCGGGAGCGTGCGCGACGCGCTGCTGGGCCGGCTCACCGAGGACAGCGACCTCGACTTCACCACCGACGCGCGACCCGAGCAGATGCAGAAGTTCCTTCGGGGCTGGGCCGATGCGCTCTGGGACACCGGCATCGAGTTCGGCACCATCGGCGTCGGCAAGGGCGAAGACCGCCTCGAGATCACGACCTTCCGTGCCGACAGCTACGACCAGGTGTCGCGCAATCCCACGGTCGAATTCGGCGACAACCTCGACGACGACCTGGTCCGTCGTGATTTCACCGTCAACGCCATGGCGGTGCGTATCACCGCCGACGGGCCCGGCGAGTTCCACGATCCGCTGGGCGGGCTCGCGGCCGCACGGGACAAGGTGCTCGACACTCCGTCGGCGCCGCAGGTGTCGTTCGGTGACGATCCGCTGCGGATGCTGCGCGCGGCGCGGTTCGTCTCCCAGCTGGGGTTCACGGTCGCGCCGCGGGTGCTCGAGGCATTGATCGAGATGGCGCCGCAGCTGGAGCGGATCACCGCCGAGCGGGTGGCCGCCGAACTCGACAAGCTGCTGCTCGGCGCCGACCCGGTCGCCGGAGTGGACCTCATGGTGCAGACCGGCATGGGTGCGGTGGTGCTGCCCGAGGTCGGCGAGATGCGCATGGCCATCGACGAGCATCACCAGCACAAGGACGTGTACTGGCATTCGCTGACGGTGCTGCGCCAGGCGATCGACCTGGAGGACGACGGGCCGGACCTGGTGCTGCGGTGGGCCGCACTGCTGCACGACATCGGCAAGCCGGCAACCCGCAGGCACGAGCCCGACGGGGGAGTGAGCTTCCACCACCACGAGGTGGTCGGCGCCAAGATGGTCCGCAAGCGGATGCGGGCGCTCAAGTACTCCAAGCAGATGGTCGAGGATGTCTCGCAGCTGGTGTACCTGCATCTGCGGTTCCACGGCTACGCGGATGAGAAGGGGACCGGCAAGTGGACCGACTCGGCGGTGCGCCGCTACGTCACCGATGCGGGCCCGCTGCTGAGCCGGCTGCACAAGCTGGTGCGTGCCGACTGCACGACGCGTAACAAACGCCGGGCCGCGCGGCTGCGGGCGAACTACGACGACCTCGAGGCGCGCATCGCCGAACTGGCAGCCAAGGAGGATCTGCAGCGGGTCCGGCCGGACCTCGACGGCAACGAGATCATGCAGATCCTGGGGATCCCGCCGGGCCCGCAGGTCGGTGAGGCATGGAAGTACCTCAAGGAGCTGCGCCTGGAACGGGGCCCGCTGACCCACGACGAAGCCGTCGACGAATTGATGAAATGGTGGAACGCCAAGGGCTGA